A region from the Arachis ipaensis cultivar K30076 chromosome B01, Araip1.1, whole genome shotgun sequence genome encodes:
- the LOC107642014 gene encoding zinc finger protein CONSTANS-LIKE 5: protein MGLKGLRSGWTVPPKPCDSCKIASAALFCRPDSAFLCIACDSKIHCANKLASRHDRVWMCEVCEQAPAAVTCKADAAALCVTCDSDIHSANPLARRHERIPVEPFFDSADSIVKASAASFSFVVPTDNGISSDGFPNDDAAWLIPNPNYGSKLMDAPDMKSREMFFSEMDPFLDFDYSNSFQNNNNNNSAGNDSVVPVQSKPAPMMNHHAEGSCFDIDFCRSKLSSFNYPSQSISQSVSSSSLDVGVVPDGNTVSDISYSFGRNCSDSSGMGSAGSGGGATQLCGMDREARVLRYREKRKNRKFEKTIRYASRKAYAETRPRIKGRFAKRTEIESEVDRLYSPGGGVPGCLMLDSQYGVVPSF from the exons ATGGGCCTTAAGGGGTTGAGGAGCGGCTGGACCGTGCCGCCCAAGCCATGCGACTCCTGCAAGATCGCTTCCGCCGCACTCTTCTGCCGCCCTGATTCCGCCTTCCTCTGCATAGCCTGCGATTCCAAGATTCACTGCGCCAACAAGCTTGCTTCGCGCCACGACCGAGTCTGGATGTGTGAGGTCTGCGAGCAGGCACCTGCTGCGGTCACCTGCAAAGCTGACGCAGCAGCCCTCTGCGTTACCTGCGACTCTGACATCCACTCTGCTAACCCCCTCGCCCGCCGCCACGAGCGCATTCCCGTCGAGCCCTTCTTTGACTCTGCCGACTCTATCGTCAAGGCCTCTGCCGCCTCCTTCAGCTTCGTCGTCCCAACCGACAACGGCATCTCCTCTGACGGATTCCCCAACGACGACGCCGCCTGGCTCATTCCCAACCCAAACTACGGCTCAAAGCTTATGGACGCCCCGGACATGAAATCAAGGGAGATGTTCTTCTCAGAAATGGATCCCTTCCTCGATTTCGATTATTCCAACTCCTtccagaacaacaacaacaacaacagcgcCGGAAACGACAGCGTCGTTCCGGTTCAATCCAAACCCGCTCCCATGATGAATCACCATGCCGAAGGTAGCTGCTTCGACATCGATTTTTGTAGATCGAAGCTTTCCTCCTTCAACTATCCATCACAGTCTATTAGCCAAAGC GTTTCTTCGTCTTCGCTTGATGTAGGAGTGGTGCCAGACGGGAACACCGTCTCGGATATATCGTACTCGTTCGGCCGGAACTGCTCCGATTCGAGTGGGATGGGATCGGCGGGAAGTGGCGGCGGAGCCACGCAGCTGTGCGGGATGGACCGTGAGGCGAGGGTGCTGAGGTACagggagaagaggaagaaccGTAAGTTCGAGAAGACCATAAGATACGCTTCGCGTAAGGCTTATGCAGAAACCCGGCCCAGGATCAAGGGCCGGTTCGCTAAACGGACCGAAATCGAGTCGGAGGTGGATCGTCTCTACAGCCCCGGCGGTGGTGTCCCAGGGTGTCTCATGCTGGACAGCCAATACGGCGTCGTACCATCGTTTTAG